In Bradyrhizobium guangxiense, the following are encoded in one genomic region:
- a CDS encoding pyridoxal phosphate-dependent aminotransferase, translated as MAFLAAALDRVKPSATIAVTDKARALKAAGRNVIGLGAGEPDFDTPANIKLAAIRAIEAGKTKYTAVDGIPELKDAIIAKFQRENGVAYKPNQIIVGTGGKQVLYNALMATINPGDEVIIPAPYWVSYPEMVALAGGEPVPVVCTAATGFKLQAEALERAITPKTKWVILCSPSNPTGAAYTRSELKALTDVLMKHPHVWVMTDDMYEHLVYDDFQFTTVAQVEPGLYDRTLTVNGVSKAYCMTGWRIGYAGGPAQLIKAMSTIQSQSTSNPCSIAQWASVEALNGPQEFIPANNKVFKERRDLVVSMLNQANGIECPRPEGAFYVYPSCAGTIGKKAPSGNVISNDEQFVTELLETEGVAVVQGSAFGLGPAFRISYATKTSDLEDACKRIQRFCGNLR; from the coding sequence ATGGCCTTCCTTGCTGCTGCGCTCGACCGTGTGAAGCCGTCCGCGACCATCGCGGTCACGGATAAAGCACGCGCGCTGAAAGCGGCGGGCCGCAACGTCATCGGCCTCGGGGCCGGCGAACCCGACTTCGACACGCCCGCCAACATCAAGCTGGCGGCGATCCGCGCCATCGAAGCCGGCAAGACCAAGTACACCGCGGTCGACGGCATTCCCGAGCTGAAGGACGCCATCATCGCCAAGTTTCAGCGCGAGAACGGCGTCGCCTACAAGCCGAACCAGATCATCGTCGGCACTGGCGGCAAGCAGGTGCTGTACAACGCGCTGATGGCCACCATCAATCCGGGCGACGAGGTGATCATTCCCGCGCCGTACTGGGTCAGCTATCCCGAGATGGTGGCGCTTGCCGGCGGGGAGCCGGTGCCGGTGGTCTGCACCGCCGCGACCGGCTTCAAGCTCCAGGCCGAGGCGCTCGAGCGTGCGATCACGCCGAAGACGAAATGGGTGATCCTGTGCTCGCCGTCGAACCCGACTGGAGCTGCCTACACGCGTTCGGAACTGAAGGCGCTCACCGACGTGCTGATGAAGCATCCCCATGTCTGGGTGATGACCGACGACATGTACGAGCACCTCGTCTATGACGACTTCCAGTTTACCACGGTCGCGCAGGTCGAGCCTGGTCTCTACGACCGCACGCTCACCGTGAACGGCGTCTCCAAGGCCTATTGCATGACCGGCTGGCGCATCGGCTATGCCGGCGGCCCCGCCCAGCTCATCAAGGCGATGTCGACGATCCAGTCGCAGTCGACCTCGAACCCGTGCTCGATCGCGCAATGGGCTTCCGTGGAAGCGCTGAACGGTCCGCAGGAGTTCATTCCCGCCAACAACAAGGTCTTCAAGGAGCGCCGTGACCTCGTCGTCTCCATGCTCAACCAGGCGAACGGCATCGAGTGTCCGCGCCCCGAGGGTGCGTTCTATGTTTATCCGTCCTGCGCCGGCACCATCGGCAAGAAAGCGCCGTCGGGCAACGTGATCTCGAACGACGAGCAGTTTGTCACCGAGCTCTTGGAGACCGAAGGCGTCGCCGTGGTGCAGGGTTCGGCGTTCGGCCTTGGACCCGCGTTCCGCATCTCCTATGCGACCAAGACCTCGGATCTCGAAGACGCCTGCAAGCGCATCCAGCGTTTCTGCGGCAATCTGCGGTAA
- a CDS encoding DUF992 domain-containing protein gives MRRSFIFAGLAAASLVASSVGGSAQQPRMARVGVLECRGGASVGFIVGSVTHLGCVLRADGSPDDRYVATIRKVGLDIGITQETALAWGVFAPVDRLGPGDLSGNYAGAQGSASVGVGLGGNVLVGGSNNSIALQPLSVQGQVGLNVAAGLESLELRPGR, from the coding sequence ATGCGCCGTTCATTCATCTTCGCCGGGCTCGCAGCCGCCAGCCTCGTTGCCTCCAGCGTGGGCGGCAGCGCGCAGCAGCCGCGGATGGCGCGGGTCGGCGTGCTCGAATGCCGTGGCGGCGCCAGCGTCGGCTTCATCGTGGGATCGGTGACCCATCTCGGCTGTGTGCTGCGCGCCGACGGCTCGCCCGACGATCGCTACGTCGCGACGATCCGCAAGGTCGGTCTCGACATCGGCATCACCCAGGAGACGGCTTTGGCGTGGGGTGTGTTCGCACCGGTCGACCGGCTCGGCCCGGGCGACCTCTCCGGCAATTATGCCGGCGCGCAGGGCAGCGCCTCCGTCGGCGTCGGCCTTGGCGGCAATGTGCTGGTCGGCGGCTCCAACAATTCGATCGCGCTCCAGCCGCTGAGCGTGCAGGGCCAGGTCGGCCTCAACGTTGCCGCCGGCCTCGAGAGCCTGGAACTCCGTCCGGGTCGATGA
- a CDS encoding elongation factor G, with protein MGQDVRSPRGPRCIALVGPFQSGKTTLLEAILARTGAIPRAGSVDAGTSVGDATPEARHHKMTVGLTAATTSFMGDSYTFLDCPGSVEFAHDMRAALPAVDAAIVVCEADEKKLPQLQIILRELEELKIPRFLFLNKIDRASQRVRETLSMLQPASRVPLVLRQIPIWKGELIEGFVDLALERAFIYREHKASEVVALEGGDLDREKEARFSMLEKLADHDDALMEQLLEDIQPPRDAVFDDLARELREGLICPVLLGAAARENGVLRLMKALRHEAPGVAETAKRLGVPETKDALGYVFKTLHSQHGGKLSLTRLLAGHLDDGATLQSSVGGAGRISGILAVNGAYDTKRAAADAGDTVALAKLDPVKTGDTISNGKTAPAALIAIEPTPPVLAISIAATDRKDDVKLGQAMARLHEEDPSLVVVQNAQTHDTVLWGQGEMHLRVAGERLRDRFGVKVASHPPGVGYQETIRKPIVQRGRHKKQSGGHGQFGDVVLDIKPLPRGDGFKFAEKVVGGAVPRNYIPAVEEGVVDGLARGPLGFPVTDVQVTLTDGSYHSVDSSDLAFRTAARIGLNEGLPQCQPVLLEPIHVVEIVCPTDATAKINAILSARRGQILGFDTRDGWSGWDCVRAMMPEAEIGELIVELRSATAGAGSFTRQFDHMAEVTGRAADQIIAAHQHAA; from the coding sequence ATGGGACAAGACGTCAGAAGTCCCCGAGGTCCACGGTGCATCGCACTGGTGGGCCCTTTCCAAAGCGGTAAAACCACACTTCTCGAAGCAATACTGGCACGAACGGGCGCAATCCCGCGTGCCGGCAGCGTCGATGCCGGAACTTCCGTCGGAGACGCCACCCCGGAGGCCCGTCATCACAAGATGACCGTTGGCCTCACTGCCGCCACCACGAGTTTCATGGGCGACAGCTATACCTTCCTCGATTGTCCAGGTTCCGTCGAATTTGCCCACGACATGCGCGCCGCGCTGCCTGCGGTCGACGCCGCGATCGTGGTCTGCGAGGCCGACGAGAAGAAGCTGCCGCAGCTTCAGATCATCCTGCGCGAGCTGGAGGAGCTGAAGATCCCGCGTTTCCTATTCCTCAACAAGATCGACCGCGCCAGCCAGCGCGTCCGCGAAACCCTCTCGATGCTGCAGCCCGCCTCGCGCGTGCCGCTGGTGCTGCGCCAGATCCCGATCTGGAAGGGCGAACTGATCGAGGGCTTCGTTGATCTCGCGCTGGAGCGCGCCTTCATCTATCGCGAGCACAAGGCCTCCGAGGTGGTCGCGCTCGAAGGCGGCGATCTCGATCGCGAGAAGGAAGCCCGCTTCTCGATGCTGGAGAAGCTCGCCGATCACGACGATGCGCTGATGGAACAGTTGCTCGAAGACATTCAGCCGCCGCGCGATGCCGTGTTCGACGATCTCGCCCGCGAATTGCGCGAGGGACTGATCTGCCCGGTGTTGCTGGGCGCCGCGGCGCGCGAGAACGGCGTGCTGCGCCTGATGAAGGCGCTGCGTCACGAGGCGCCCGGCGTTGCGGAGACCGCAAAGCGTCTCGGTGTACCCGAGACCAAGGATGCGCTCGGCTACGTCTTCAAGACGCTGCATTCGCAGCATGGCGGAAAGCTGTCGCTGACGCGGCTGCTTGCCGGCCATCTCGACGATGGCGCGACGCTGCAATCGTCCGTCGGCGGTGCGGGGCGCATCTCAGGCATCCTCGCCGTCAACGGTGCCTACGACACCAAGCGCGCCGCGGCAGATGCCGGCGACACGGTGGCGCTTGCCAAGCTTGATCCCGTCAAGACCGGCGACACGATCTCGAATGGCAAGACGGCACCTGCGGCGTTGATCGCCATCGAGCCGACACCGCCGGTGCTCGCAATCTCGATCGCGGCCACCGATCGCAAGGACGACGTCAAGCTCGGCCAAGCCATGGCGCGGCTGCACGAGGAGGATCCCTCGCTGGTCGTCGTGCAGAATGCCCAGACCCACGACACCGTGTTGTGGGGACAGGGCGAGATGCACTTGCGCGTGGCCGGCGAACGGCTGCGCGACCGGTTCGGCGTCAAGGTCGCCTCGCATCCGCCCGGGGTCGGCTACCAGGAGACCATCCGCAAGCCGATCGTCCAGCGCGGGCGGCACAAGAAGCAGTCCGGCGGCCACGGCCAGTTCGGCGACGTCGTGCTCGACATCAAGCCGCTGCCGCGCGGCGACGGCTTCAAATTCGCCGAGAAGGTGGTGGGCGGCGCCGTGCCGCGCAACTACATCCCGGCGGTCGAAGAAGGTGTCGTCGATGGCCTCGCGCGCGGTCCGCTCGGTTTTCCCGTCACCGATGTGCAGGTGACGCTGACCGACGGCTCCTATCACAGCGTCGATTCCTCCGATCTTGCCTTCCGCACCGCGGCGCGGATCGGACTCAATGAAGGCCTGCCGCAATGCCAGCCGGTGCTGCTGGAGCCGATCCACGTGGTCGAGATTGTCTGCCCGACCGACGCCACCGCTAAGATCAATGCGATCCTGTCAGCGCGGCGCGGCCAGATCCTCGGCTTCGACACCCGCGACGGCTGGAGCGGCTGGGACTGTGTCCGCGCCATGATGCCGGAAGCCGAGATCGGCGAGCTGATCGTGGAACTGCGCTCGGCCACCGCCGGCGCCGGCAGCTTCACCCGCCAGTTCGACCACATGGCCGAAGTCACCGGCCGCGCCGCCGACCAGATCATCGCCGCGCATCAGCACGCGGCGTGA
- a CDS encoding helix-turn-helix domain-containing protein, with product MITSFQMRAARALLGIDQKTLAELAGVSLPTIQRMEASTGNVRGVVETLIKVVEAFDRAGVELIGEQVRSDGGGRGVRLREPGPPRRVGA from the coding sequence GTGATCACGTCCTTTCAGATGCGGGCAGCCCGCGCGCTGCTCGGCATTGACCAGAAAACCCTGGCCGAGCTTGCCGGCGTGTCGTTGCCGACCATTCAGCGGATGGAGGCTTCGACCGGCAATGTGCGTGGCGTGGTCGAGACCCTGATCAAGGTGGTCGAGGCGTTCGACCGGGCCGGCGTCGAGCTGATCGGCGAGCAGGTCCGCAGCGATGGCGGCGGGCGTGGCGTTCGCCTGAGGGAGCCGGGACCGCCGCGCCGGGTCGGAGCGTGA
- a CDS encoding SulP family inorganic anion transporter: protein MSITSEQAGRLYQLRQPTFAELYLPKLVTVWREGYGMADFRADVFAGLTVAIVALPLSMAIAIASGVTPDRGLYTAVAGGFIASLLGGSRFQIGGPAGAFIVLVAATAERHGVEGVILATMMAGLFLIAAGLLRVGTYIKFIPYPVTVGFPAGIAVIIFASQLRDLSGITLAGKEPSEFVPKLVALAGGLNTINPSAVIVAIVSIAIIAALRIWRPSWPGILIAVAFAAVATAVFSLPVETIGSRFGGIPRELPSPALPAFSLAKAQAVLPDAIAFALLAAIESLLSAVVADGMTGRRHRSNCELVAQGAANIGSALFGGICVTGLIARTATNIRAGARGPLAGMLHSVFLLLFMLIAAPLASYIPLAALASVLVVVAWTMAEKHEFATLVRSSWGDAVVLLATFLLTIFRDLTEGILVGFALGAVLFIHRMAEMTGIEERSPLVVPDRPDDSNGDRVPYDSALAVDRDVLVYRITGAFFFGAASAIGSVLDEVADKRKAFVVDFAAVPFLDSTAANVLGRVAVKAHREGIRLFITGASPAVRRALLPHGVTPPRARYRTSLERAIADIKGGADVEVAAG, encoded by the coding sequence ATGAGCATCACAAGCGAACAGGCAGGCCGGCTGTACCAGCTGCGCCAGCCGACCTTTGCCGAACTGTATCTGCCAAAGCTCGTCACCGTCTGGCGCGAAGGCTATGGCATGGCGGATTTCCGCGCCGACGTCTTCGCGGGCCTGACCGTTGCGATCGTGGCGCTGCCGCTGTCGATGGCGATCGCGATCGCCTCGGGCGTTACGCCGGACCGCGGGCTCTACACCGCTGTCGCCGGCGGCTTCATCGCCTCTCTGCTCGGCGGCAGCCGGTTCCAGATCGGCGGACCTGCCGGTGCGTTCATCGTCTTGGTCGCAGCGACCGCGGAGCGTCACGGCGTCGAGGGTGTCATCCTCGCCACCATGATGGCGGGCCTGTTCCTGATCGCCGCGGGCCTGTTGCGGGTCGGCACCTACATCAAGTTCATTCCCTATCCCGTGACGGTCGGCTTCCCCGCCGGCATCGCCGTGATCATCTTCGCCAGCCAGCTCCGCGATCTCTCGGGCATCACGCTCGCGGGGAAAGAACCCAGCGAGTTCGTGCCGAAGCTCGTCGCGCTCGCCGGCGGCCTCAACACGATCAATCCATCCGCGGTGATAGTCGCAATCGTCAGCATCGCCATCATCGCGGCCCTGCGGATCTGGCGGCCGTCCTGGCCCGGCATCCTGATCGCGGTGGCCTTTGCCGCGGTGGCAACCGCGGTGTTCTCGCTGCCGGTCGAGACCATCGGCTCGCGCTTCGGCGGCATTCCGCGAGAATTGCCGTCGCCGGCATTGCCGGCCTTCTCACTGGCAAAGGCTCAGGCCGTGCTGCCGGACGCGATCGCGTTCGCGCTGCTGGCCGCCATCGAATCGCTGCTGTCTGCGGTGGTCGCCGACGGCATGACCGGACGCCGTCACCGCTCCAATTGCGAGCTGGTGGCGCAAGGGGCGGCCAATATCGGCTCGGCGCTGTTCGGCGGCATCTGCGTCACCGGCCTGATCGCGCGCACCGCGACCAACATCCGCGCCGGCGCGCGGGGGCCGCTCGCGGGCATGCTGCATTCGGTCTTCCTGCTGCTTTTCATGCTGATCGCGGCGCCGCTGGCAAGCTACATCCCGCTCGCTGCGCTCGCATCGGTGCTGGTCGTGGTGGCCTGGACCATGGCGGAGAAGCACGAATTCGCCACGCTGGTGCGCTCGTCATGGGGCGATGCCGTCGTGCTGCTCGCGACCTTCCTGCTGACGATCTTCCGCGACCTGACCGAAGGCATCCTGGTCGGCTTCGCGCTCGGCGCGGTGCTGTTCATCCATCGCATGGCGGAGATGACGGGCATCGAGGAACGCTCGCCGCTGGTGGTCCCCGATCGCCCCGATGACAGCAACGGCGATCGCGTTCCCTACGATTCCGCGCTGGCGGTGGATCGCGACGTGCTGGTCTATCGCATTACCGGCGCGTTCTTCTTCGGCGCCGCCTCCGCCATCGGCAGCGTGCTCGACGAGGTCGCCGACAAGCGCAAGGCCTTCGTGGTCGATTTCGCCGCGGTGCCGTTCCTGGATTCGACGGCGGCCAACGTGCTCGGCCGCGTGGCCGTCAAGGCGCACCGCGAGGGCATCCGCCTGTTCATCACGGGAGCTTCGCCCGCGGTACGCCGCGCGCTGCTCCCCCATGGCGTGACGCCGCCGCGCGCGCGCTATCGCACGAGCCTCGAGCGCGCGATTGCCGATATCAAGGGCGGCGCGGACGTAGAGGTTGCCGCCGGCTGA
- a CDS encoding shikimate dehydrogenase has translation MTAPKSPAACLIGWPAAHSRSPLIHRYWLRTLGIDGGYIIEAVPPEDLRDFVLRLSLRGFVGANVTIPHKEAVLTLSTPDARAKAVGAANTLWFADGELRSTNTDVEGFISNLDASAPSWDAAEEALVLGAGGSSRAVVFGLLERGIKRVHLANRTIARAETLARQFGPSVHPLPWQGINDVLPRVKLLVNTTSLGMHGQPSLDVDVARLPQSAVITDLVYVPLVTPLLAAAKARGLKTADGLGMLLHQAVRGFELWFGRRPEVTAELRALVEADLTKT, from the coding sequence ATGACCGCGCCCAAATCGCCTGCAGCCTGTCTGATCGGATGGCCGGCCGCGCATTCGCGCTCGCCGCTGATCCATCGCTACTGGCTGCGCACGCTGGGCATCGACGGCGGCTACATCATCGAGGCGGTGCCGCCCGAAGACCTGCGCGATTTCGTGCTGCGGCTGTCGCTGCGCGGCTTCGTCGGCGCCAACGTCACCATCCCGCACAAGGAAGCCGTGCTGACGCTGTCGACGCCCGACGCCCGCGCCAAGGCGGTGGGCGCGGCCAACACGCTGTGGTTTGCCGATGGCGAGCTGCGCTCGACCAATACCGACGTCGAAGGCTTCATCAGCAATCTCGACGCCAGCGCGCCCAGCTGGGACGCGGCCGAGGAGGCGCTGGTGCTGGGCGCGGGCGGTTCCTCGCGCGCGGTCGTGTTCGGGCTGCTCGAACGCGGCATTAAGCGTGTGCATCTTGCCAACCGCACCATCGCGCGCGCCGAGACGCTGGCCAGGCAGTTCGGGCCGAGCGTGCATCCGCTGCCGTGGCAAGGCATCAACGACGTGCTGCCGCGCGTAAAACTTCTCGTGAACACGACCTCGCTCGGCATGCACGGCCAGCCGTCACTCGATGTCGACGTCGCACGTCTGCCGCAATCGGCGGTCATTACCGACCTCGTCTATGTCCCGCTGGTGACGCCGCTGCTCGCCGCGGCGAAGGCGCGCGGCCTGAAGACCGCCGACGGGCTCGGCATGCTGCTGCATCAGGCAGTGCGCGGCTTCGAGCTGTGGTTCGGCCGGCGGCCGGAGGTGACGGCCGAGCTGCGCGCATTGGTCGAGGCCGATCTCACGAAGACTTGA
- a CDS encoding alpha-hydroxy acid oxidase: MKHITCIDDLRTLHKRRVPKAFFDYCDRGSYAEETLRANREDMQAIKFRQRILVDVSKRDTSTTILGEPSTMPLMLAPVGLLGMQHGDGEIHACRAAQAAGIPFTQSTMSICSIEDIAANVEKPFWFQLYVMKDRGFIKELIQRAIAAKCSALVLTVDLQVIGQRHADIKNGMTVPPEWSLSKLLDFASKPTWVSGVLQGKRRTFGNLAGHLKVSDDITSLSTWISSQFDTSLNWNDIDWIRSIWPGKLILKGILDVEDAELAAKTGAQALVVSNHGGRQLDGAPSSIEVLPEIVDAVGDKMEIMFDGGIRSGQDVMRALALGAKSCMIGRAYAYGLGAGGQAGVAKAIDIIQKELLTTMGLCGVNRIDEIDDHIIAM, translated from the coding sequence ATGAAGCATATCACCTGTATCGACGATCTTCGCACCCTGCATAAGCGGCGCGTGCCGAAGGCGTTCTTCGATTATTGCGACCGCGGCTCCTATGCCGAGGAGACGCTGCGCGCCAACCGCGAGGACATGCAGGCGATCAAGTTTCGCCAGCGCATCCTGGTCGACGTCTCCAAGCGCGATACCTCGACCACGATCCTCGGTGAGCCCTCGACCATGCCGCTGATGCTCGCGCCGGTCGGCCTGCTCGGCATGCAGCATGGCGACGGCGAAATCCACGCCTGCCGCGCCGCGCAGGCCGCCGGTATCCCGTTCACGCAGTCGACCATGTCGATCTGCTCGATCGAGGACATCGCCGCCAATGTCGAGAAGCCGTTCTGGTTCCAGCTCTACGTCATGAAGGACCGCGGCTTCATCAAGGAGCTGATCCAGCGCGCAATCGCCGCCAAGTGCAGCGCGCTCGTGCTGACGGTCGACCTGCAGGTGATCGGCCAGCGCCACGCCGACATCAAGAACGGCATGACGGTGCCGCCGGAATGGTCGCTGTCGAAGCTGCTGGATTTCGCCAGCAAACCGACCTGGGTCTCCGGCGTGCTGCAGGGCAAGCGCCGCACCTTCGGCAATCTCGCGGGTCATCTGAAGGTCAGTGACGACATCACCTCGCTCTCGACCTGGATCAGCTCGCAATTCGACACCTCGCTGAACTGGAACGACATCGACTGGATCCGCTCGATCTGGCCAGGCAAGCTGATCCTGAAGGGCATCCTCGACGTCGAGGACGCCGAGCTCGCCGCCAAGACCGGCGCACAGGCCCTCGTCGTCTCCAACCATGGTGGCCGTCAGCTCGACGGCGCGCCGTCCTCGATCGAGGTGCTGCCGGAGATCGTGGACGCGGTCGGCGACAAGATGGAGATCATGTTCGACGGCGGCATCCGCTCCGGCCAGGACGTGATGCGCGCGCTCGCGCTCGGCGCGAAATCCTGCATGATCGGCCGCGCCTATGCCTACGGCCTAGGTGCCGGCGGCCAGGCCGGCGTCGCCAAGGCGATCGACATCATCCAGAAGGAGCTGCTCACCACCATGGGCCTGTGCGGCGTCAACCGGATCGACGAGATCGACGATCATATCATCGCGATGTGA
- the glmM gene encoding phosphoglucosamine mutase, whose product MSRKYFGTDGIRGRANGLITPELALKVGQAAGLAFQRGDHRHRVVIGKDPRLSGYMIEYAMVAGFTSVGMDVLLVGPMPTPAVAMLTKSMRADLGVMISASHNLFEDNGIKLFGPQGFKLSDDVERQIEQLLDEPIDKRLAQSASRGRPRRIDGVHDRYIEFAKRTLPRDLSLDGLRVVIDCANGAAYKVVPEALWELGADVVPIGVEPDGFNINKECGSTSPEALSRKVREMRADIGIALDGDADRVILVDERGHIVDGDQLLAVIAQSWKEDGRLSRPGIVATVMSNLGLERFLNGQGLDLVRTPVGDRYVLEQMLSGGYNLGGEQSGHIILSDYATTGDGFVAALQVLAVVQKMRRPVSEVCHRFDPLPQILKNVRHKGGKPLDDSDVKSAISDGEKRLNGHGRLLIRSSGTEPVIRVMGEGEDRILVEDVVDTIVSALGQAAA is encoded by the coding sequence ATGAGCCGCAAATATTTCGGGACGGACGGGATTCGGGGCCGCGCCAACGGACTGATCACGCCGGAGCTCGCGCTCAAGGTCGGCCAGGCCGCAGGCCTTGCGTTTCAGCGCGGCGACCACCGCCACCGGGTCGTGATCGGCAAGGACCCCCGCCTGTCCGGCTACATGATCGAATACGCCATGGTCGCAGGCTTCACCTCGGTCGGCATGGACGTGCTGCTGGTCGGCCCGATGCCGACGCCGGCGGTCGCGATGCTGACCAAGTCGATGCGCGCCGATCTCGGCGTCATGATCTCGGCGTCGCACAATCTGTTCGAGGACAACGGCATCAAGCTGTTCGGTCCGCAGGGCTTCAAGCTCTCCGACGACGTCGAGCGGCAGATCGAGCAGCTGCTCGACGAGCCCATCGACAAGCGTCTCGCACAGAGCGCGAGCCGGGGCCGCCCCCGCCGTATCGACGGCGTGCATGACCGCTACATCGAGTTCGCCAAGCGCACGCTGCCGCGCGACCTGTCGCTCGACGGCCTGCGCGTCGTGATCGATTGCGCCAACGGCGCCGCCTACAAGGTGGTGCCGGAAGCGCTGTGGGAGCTGGGCGCCGACGTCGTGCCGATCGGCGTCGAGCCCGATGGCTTCAACATCAACAAGGAATGCGGCTCGACCTCGCCGGAAGCGCTGTCGAGGAAAGTCCGCGAGATGCGCGCCGACATCGGCATCGCGCTCGACGGTGATGCCGATCGCGTCATCCTGGTCGACGAGCGCGGCCACATCGTCGACGGCGACCAGCTGCTTGCGGTGATCGCGCAGAGCTGGAAGGAAGATGGCCGGCTGTCGCGGCCGGGCATCGTCGCCACCGTGATGTCCAATCTCGGGCTCGAGCGCTTCCTGAACGGGCAGGGGCTCGATCTGGTGCGCACGCCGGTCGGCGACCGCTACGTGCTCGAGCAGATGCTGAGCGGCGGCTACAATCTCGGCGGCGAGCAGTCCGGCCACATCATCCTGTCCGACTACGCCACCACCGGCGACGGCTTCGTGGCCGCATTGCAGGTGCTGGCGGTGGTGCAGAAGATGCGCCGCCCGGTATCCGAGGTCTGCCACCGCTTCGATCCGCTGCCGCAGATCCTCAAGAATGTCCGCCACAAGGGCGGAAAGCCGCTCGACGATTCCGACGTCAAATCGGCGATCTCCGACGGCGAGAAGCGGCTCAACGGCCACGGCCGCCTCCTGATCCGCTCCTCCGGCACCGAGCCCGTGATCCGCGTCATGGGCGAGGGCGAAGACCGCATCCTGGTCGAGGACGTCGTCGACACCATCGTCTCGGCGCTGGGGCAGGCGGCGGCGTAG
- a CDS encoding MFS transporter, which translates to MNKPVVVPAEMLTEPVVVAEVAGAARPSAGPAYVVLAGISFSHFLNDTMQSLIASVYPILKDTYALDFAQIGMITLAFQFTASLLQPVVGHYTDKKAQPYSLAIGMASTFFGLLLLSAAQQYLVILVAAALVGLGSAVFHPESARIARLASGGRYGFAQSVFQLGGSFGTSMGPVLAALIVVPFGQGSIAWFSSIAFLAILILWRIGRWYAPQIKAKKTAAVQAHPDAPSSRRVVVALLVLVALLFSKQLYVSSLSSYYIFYLIDRFGVSTQAAQIYLFIFLAANAVGAFLGGPLGDRFGRKIVIWISILGALPFTLALPYAGLVGSAVLSIVIGLIISSTTSSIIVFAQELVPHRFGMISGVFFGVAFGIGGLGAAVLGKLADNTSIEFVYRVCAYLPAIGLLAVFLPKLPRPTR; encoded by the coding sequence TTGAACAAGCCTGTCGTCGTACCTGCGGAAATGCTGACCGAGCCCGTCGTCGTCGCCGAGGTCGCGGGTGCTGCCAGGCCGAGCGCGGGGCCGGCTTACGTCGTGCTCGCCGGCATCAGCTTCTCGCACTTCCTCAACGACACCATGCAGTCGCTGATCGCCTCGGTGTATCCGATCCTGAAGGACACCTACGCGCTCGACTTCGCGCAGATCGGCATGATCACGCTGGCGTTCCAGTTCACGGCTTCGCTGCTGCAGCCGGTGGTCGGGCACTATACCGACAAGAAGGCGCAGCCCTATTCGCTGGCGATCGGCATGGCCTCGACCTTCTTCGGCCTCTTGCTGCTCAGCGCCGCGCAGCAATACCTCGTCATCCTCGTCGCCGCCGCGCTGGTCGGCCTCGGCTCGGCGGTGTTTCACCCCGAGTCCGCGCGCATCGCGCGGCTCGCCTCCGGCGGCCGTTACGGCTTTGCGCAATCGGTGTTCCAGCTCGGCGGCAGTTTCGGCACCTCGATGGGGCCGGTGCTGGCGGCGCTGATTGTGGTGCCGTTCGGGCAGGGCAGCATCGCCTGGTTCTCCTCGATCGCGTTCCTCGCGATCCTCATCCTCTGGCGCATCGGCCGCTGGTACGCGCCGCAGATCAAGGCGAAGAAGACCGCAGCCGTTCAAGCCCATCCCGATGCGCCGAGCTCGCGCCGCGTCGTGGTCGCGCTGCTCGTGCTGGTCGCGCTGTTGTTTTCCAAGCAGCTCTACGTCTCCAGCCTGTCGAGCTACTACATCTTCTACCTGATCGACCGCTTCGGCGTGTCGACGCAGGCGGCGCAGATCTATCTCTTCATCTTCCTCGCGGCGAACGCAGTCGGCGCGTTTCTGGGGGGTCCCCTGGGCGACCGCTTCGGCCGCAAGATCGTGATCTGGATTTCGATCCTGGGCGCGCTCCCGTTCACGCTGGCGCTGCCTTATGCCGGGCTCGTCGGCAGCGCGGTGCTCAGCATCGTCATCGGCCTGATCATCTCCTCGACGACGTCGTCGATCATCGTGTTCGCGCAGGAGCTGGTGCCGCACAGATTCGGCATGATCTCCGGCGTGTTCTTCGGCGTCGCCTTCGGCATCGGCGGCTTGGGGGCGGCCGTGCTCGGCAAGCTCGCCGACAACACCTCGATCGAGTTTGTCTACCGGGTCTGCGCCTATCTGCCCGCGATCGGCCTGCTTGCGGTGTTCCTGCCCAAGCTGCCGCGGCCCACGCGTTAA